The following proteins are encoded in a genomic region of Fundidesulfovibrio putealis DSM 16056:
- a CDS encoding glycosyltransferase: MRGNDFDWGTRAQGLPESLRYGLLLGGVGKPHLTGLAQAALGDAATLGLGLDLLLAAWEAGPLDGGLAGALAAMDQRARFLPPRARAMVEAAAASWSEPPQAGAVLADHAVRREHAALLDWLDVNMRAQPQNLYWRQHLLDTAYLLCDWVRAESALADPWPEALAAVREAFRGDVLFQQGDFAGAERRYAAARPLRPALFRRGQSLFRMGRPDEAAGQWRMALAQAPWNVNLLLRLHDRLAGLDAPGGDVLPGSAAICLYTSGKASELDATLAALFASDLGGAVVVVLDNASPDATPQVLSAWKDRMGEALTAITLPVNIGAPAARNWLMRHEAVAGRDFVAYLDDDALVPPDWQARLAQAVRAYPQAGVWGCKVVDLAAPGRIQHAEVNLYGDDGPEPTFATLCSQDLDFGQFDALRPCLSVTGCFHLFRADMLRRCGDFDIRFSPTQYDDLDHDLRMAALGLTAVCQGHCGVRHARLSGALLNQNAQATGNSRGNLGKLAAKHPQQARLAMREALEKTLLEDVARKQAAVAACRD; encoded by the coding sequence CGACTGGGGCACAAGGGCGCAGGGGCTGCCGGAGAGTCTGCGCTACGGGCTGCTTCTTGGCGGCGTGGGCAAGCCGCATCTGACCGGGTTGGCCCAGGCTGCCCTGGGCGATGCAGCCACGCTGGGATTGGGCCTGGACCTGCTGCTGGCCGCCTGGGAGGCCGGACCGCTGGACGGCGGGCTGGCCGGGGCGCTCGCCGCCATGGATCAGCGGGCGCGATTTCTGCCGCCGAGGGCGCGGGCCATGGTCGAGGCCGCCGCAGCCAGCTGGAGCGAACCGCCCCAGGCGGGCGCGGTGCTGGCCGACCACGCGGTCCGGCGCGAGCACGCCGCCCTGCTGGACTGGTTGGACGTGAACATGCGCGCGCAGCCGCAGAATCTGTACTGGCGTCAACACCTGCTGGATACGGCCTATCTGCTCTGCGACTGGGTGCGGGCCGAAAGCGCGCTGGCAGACCCCTGGCCCGAAGCCCTGGCCGCAGTGCGCGAGGCTTTCCGGGGCGACGTCCTGTTCCAGCAGGGGGATTTCGCCGGAGCCGAGAGGCGCTACGCTGCGGCGCGCCCTTTGCGACCGGCCCTGTTCCGGCGCGGCCAGAGCCTCTTCAGGATGGGACGTCCGGACGAGGCTGCCGGGCAGTGGCGCATGGCCCTGGCCCAGGCTCCCTGGAACGTGAACCTGCTCCTGCGCCTGCATGACCGGCTGGCCGGACTGGACGCGCCGGGCGGGGACGTCCTGCCCGGCAGCGCGGCCATCTGCCTGTACACCAGCGGCAAGGCTTCGGAGCTGGACGCCACGCTTGCGGCCCTGTTCGCCTCGGATTTGGGCGGCGCGGTAGTGGTGGTGCTGGATAACGCAAGCCCCGACGCCACGCCCCAGGTGCTCTCCGCCTGGAAGGACCGCATGGGGGAGGCCCTCACGGCCATCACGCTTCCCGTGAACATCGGCGCGCCCGCCGCCCGCAACTGGCTCATGCGCCACGAGGCTGTGGCCGGGCGCGACTTCGTGGCCTACCTGGACGACGACGCCCTGGTCCCGCCGGACTGGCAGGCGCGTCTGGCCCAGGCTGTGCGCGCGTATCCCCAGGCCGGGGTCTGGGGCTGCAAGGTGGTGGACCTGGCCGCGCCGGGCCGCATCCAGCACGCCGAGGTCAACCTCTACGGCGACGACGGCCCGGAGCCGACCTTTGCCACGCTGTGCTCGCAGGACCTGGATTTCGGTCAGTTCGACGCCCTGCGCCCCTGCCTGTCGGTCACGGGGTGCTTCCATCTGTTTCGGGCAGACATGCTGCGCCGCTGCGGCGATTTCGACATCCGCTTCTCCCCCACCCAGTATGACGACCTGGACCACGACCTGCGCATGGCCGCGCTCGGGCTTACGGCGGTCTGCCAGGGGCACTGCGGGGTGCGCCACGCCCGGCTTTCGGGGGCGCTCCTCAACCAGAACGCGCAGGCCACGGGCAACAGCCGGGGAAACCTGGGAAAATTGGCGGCCAAGCATCCGCAGCAGGCGCGTCTTGCCATGCGCGAGGCCTTGGAAAAGACCCTGCTTGAGGATGTGGCTCGCAAGCAGGCGGCTGTCGCCGCGTGTCGCGATTGA
- a CDS encoding sensor domain-containing diguanylate cyclase has product MVIREILNLSFDPACLADSNGHLLFVNEAFQDAFGLSPGDLAGVTLPGLIGQSGFLEISRNAGSGQSLLKRFKMRGRDGVFMPMEARCLRLEDSGRLALVLRPTAAFIPAEGVEHMALHDALTGLPNRVLLLDRLSQTLARVKRHQDFAAVMFIDLDGFKPINDTFGHECGDEVLRVTARRLQAVLRSDDTAARIGGDEFVMVLGELKNGLHAGLTGTRTIKAITQPIAWEGRTVSVSASLGISVAPTDGSDPETLLKKADEAMYVAKKSGKNGYSFYNESNYFE; this is encoded by the coding sequence ATGGTTATTCGCGAAATCCTCAACCTGAGTTTTGATCCCGCCTGTCTGGCCGATTCCAACGGCCATCTGCTCTTTGTGAACGAGGCGTTCCAGGACGCTTTCGGCCTCTCGCCGGGCGATCTGGCCGGGGTCACCCTGCCGGGGCTCATCGGGCAATCCGGCTTCCTGGAGATATCGCGCAACGCCGGGAGCGGGCAATCGCTGCTCAAGCGTTTCAAAATGCGCGGCAGGGACGGCGTCTTCATGCCCATGGAGGCCCGCTGTCTTCGCCTGGAGGACAGCGGCCGCCTGGCGCTGGTGCTGCGCCCCACGGCGGCGTTCATCCCGGCCGAGGGCGTGGAGCACATGGCCCTGCACGACGCCCTGACCGGCCTGCCCAACCGGGTGCTGCTGCTGGACCGCCTGAGCCAGACCCTGGCCAGGGTGAAGCGCCATCAGGATTTCGCCGCCGTGATGTTCATCGACCTGGACGGCTTCAAGCCCATAAACGACACCTTCGGCCACGAGTGCGGCGACGAGGTGCTGCGGGTCACGGCACGGCGGCTTCAGGCGGTGCTGCGCAGCGACGACACCGCCGCGCGCATCGGCGGCGACGAGTTCGTCATGGTGCTGGGGGAGTTGAAGAACGGCCTGCACGCGGGCCTGACCGGAACCCGCACCATAAAGGCCATCACCCAGCCCATCGCCTGGGAAGGCAGGACCGTGAGCGTGAGCGCGAGCCTTGGCATAAGCGTTGCCCCCACCGACGGCTCCGACCCGGAAACCCTGCTGAAAAAGGCTGACGAGGCCATGTACGTGGCCAAGAAATCCGGCAAGAACGGCTACTCCTTCTACAATGAATCCAACTATTTCGAGTGA
- a CDS encoding protein phosphatase CheZ: protein MDTASFDALAAQLAQALKPLIRETVCDVVQTGVREAVRAEIAQIAGKEVAGEDFFRRLNEEIMGSLGDIYREISTFQTPNGVQGNPENVAQAQGLMVEASQRLDQVIQATEKATFEIIELVERNMGAPDELQALVQQHVADPAAREKADALCRRLSEDMVGIMTCLSFQDLTGQRIKRVIDMLGKVRDMVAELYVSTGILMKAKEKAPAQPLEELKKEAKAKVSQSEVDDLLAQLNM from the coding sequence ATGGACACGGCATCTTTCGACGCCCTGGCGGCGCAGCTGGCCCAGGCCCTGAAACCCCTCATCCGGGAAACGGTGTGCGACGTGGTGCAGACCGGCGTGCGCGAGGCCGTACGCGCCGAGATCGCCCAGATCGCCGGGAAGGAGGTCGCGGGCGAGGACTTCTTCCGCCGCCTGAACGAGGAGATCATGGGGAGCCTCGGGGACATCTACCGCGAGATATCCACCTTCCAGACCCCGAACGGGGTCCAGGGCAACCCCGAGAACGTGGCCCAGGCCCAGGGGCTCATGGTGGAGGCCTCCCAGCGGCTGGACCAGGTGATCCAGGCCACGGAAAAGGCCACTTTCGAAATCATCGAGCTGGTGGAGCGCAACATGGGCGCTCCCGACGAGCTTCAGGCCCTGGTCCAGCAACACGTGGCCGACCCCGCCGCGCGTGAAAAGGCGGACGCCCTGTGCCGCAGGCTCTCCGAGGACATGGTGGGCATCATGACCTGCCTGTCCTTCCAGGACCTCACCGGCCAGCGCATCAAGCGGGTCATCGACATGCTGGGCAAGGTGCGCGACATGGTGGCCGAGCTCTACGTGTCCACGGGCATCCTGATGAAGGCCAAGGAGAAGGCTCCGGCCCAGCCCCTGGAAGAGTTGAAGAAGGAAGCCAAGGCCAAGGTGTCGCAGTCAGAGGTGGACGACCTGCTGGCCCAGCTGAACATGTAG